The Arvicola amphibius chromosome 5, mArvAmp1.2, whole genome shotgun sequence genome contains the following window.
ccacacctccagtcCTTTGTGCAGTTTCAAGgctggggatcaagtattcaaattttgactttttgaggggcctgccacccatctcccaaataaatcacacacgggggctcttggcttgtttcttgccagctttatcttaaattatccccactaccttttgcctctgggctttttccttttcttacttctgtatagctttctttcactctctctccttagctggctgggtggctgggtggctgggtggctgcgtGGCTGCATGGCGGGGTGGCTGGCCCTTGaagtcctcctcttccttattttctccttctatttatactctccgCCTTCCAGTCCCGCTTATCTTtgctcctgcttagctattggcagTTCAGCTCtctattaggaccatcaggtgttttagatgggaaaaaaacaaaaaaaaaaaccccaaaacaaacaactcccccacagcttcatagagttaaacaaatgcagcataaacaaaagttacacacctgaaaataatattgccCAACAAACACTTTTCTGTTCCTTCTGACCCTGCAGTTCTTTTCTTGGGGGGAGGTAGGACttctagggaggtggagaaagtcTAAGAATGAATTTCTGCTTTTGCATTGAGCCTGATGTGTATCagatactcgggaggcagaggcaggcagagctctgtgagtttgaggccagcctggtctacagagcgagttccaggacagctaggactgttacacagagaaaccctggctcgaaaaaccaaaaaaagaaagaaaaataaataaataaagaaagaaagagagagagagagagagagagagagagagagagagaaagaaagaaagaaagaaagaaagaaagaaagaaaagaaaaagaggatactCAGTAAAGACCCGAGGAGTGAATGAGGTGGACTcatgaggccagccagggctacatagccagactgtctcaaagacaagcaaacaacaacaaaattccaacCAATCAGACAAAACCAAcagattgttattttaaaaatatttattttgtgagcaagtttgtatatatatatatacatacatacatatacacacatatacacatacacacgtgtgtacacacacacacaactgtatcACAGTACATGTGTGATGGTCAGATGGACAACTTTCAGGACAGAGGTCTTTCCTTCCATGTGGATCCTGAGGATCAAAATAAGtggcctttacccattgagcaaTCTAGACTGTCTTTCTTCCCTTACATCgtggtttaaaattttaataactgtAAGACAGAGGATTCGTTGGTCAAGAAGTTCTGATCAACCTGACCAGGGCCCTCAGAAGCCAGGACAATGtaaatgttccttttttttctccctttggcACTAGGCAAAAAGGCCGGCTCCTTGGAGAACAGCCAACGTTGCCGACAAACCCACTGCCAGGGATGAACGCCCTGGGGCTACGACTACACCAGAGTTGTACCCCGCCGAGTGGGATTCAGAGTCTAAAAAGGGATTTCCTGTAAGTGACAGGTGAACCACCTTGGGCAGCTCATCCGGCCTAGGTTGCCTATCCAGCCTGTTGTAACTGAGATCAAGTACGCTGAGTTTGGCTGGCAGTCCCTTAGGTACCCGCTCCAGTTCGGTGTAAGACAGATTGAGCGAGTTTAGCTTGCTAGGCCAGTCACACCCGGGGGCACCTTTAGTATCCCGCAGTGAATTGTGACTAAGGTCCAGTTCTTCCAGCTGCAAACTTGCTGCGGCCAGCGCAGAGCACACGCCTCTGGGCGTCTCCATCCCTGCGTTGCGCAGCGCTAAAACTTTGAGGGCCGGGAACTTGCTCTGACACAGAGCCGAGATCAGTCCTCTCTCGCCCAATTCGGGGTTATTGGACAGGTCTAAGGTGGCAAGAACGGGGAAGACTCGGACCTGTTGGCAGGGAAAGTTGAGTGAGTGTGCTTGGGCAATATGCAATACCTTCAGTCCTGGCTTTAGCCACTGCTGCAGTTCTGCGAGCCAAGCATCCCCTGTCGCCCACGACACGTTGCTGAGGCGTAACGTGTCGAGATTCGGTCCGGAGGCTTCCAGGAGCGGCGGCAGCGCGGTGCCGGTTACCTCGAGGTTTTCAAGGGTTAATTCCTTGAGGTTGGTAAACCCGAGCAAACGCAGGACTCCGAATAGCATCGGAGCAGGAACCCGCGCGTTCCCCAGGGTAAGCCGCTGCCACGGCAGGGACTCGAGCACATCTGTGATCTCCTTCGACGGGTTTGCTTCGGTGTTCACACGCTTTAGAAAGTGCTCCAGGCTGCGGCCGCCGCCGTAGAACTCCACGTCTGTCGCTCCGGTACACAGAAAAGCGCTGGACCAGTTCGGCTGCGAATCTGTGAAGTTGCAGACGCAGCGGACATTGTCCTCATCCAGCTCGCAGGACTCTGGCTTGGCAGCGAAGGCGTGCGCCAGCGTcagtaacaacagaaacaagccaagctgacGCTCCTGAGGAGACAGCAGTGGTCAGGGAGACTCCTGGGGTTCCTCAGGTGGGCCCGGTTCCACCCCAAGACCGTCTGACTCACCATGGTCGGTCGATAGATTCTGGGAGTTTCgattgcccaggctggctctgaaaaCGGCTTCAGGCTCTTTCCTGTACAGCGGTGTTCTCTGGATTCCAAGTTTCACGCGCTTGTTTGCTCTCTTTGACAGCCCCTGTGAGTTTATGTAATCGTGGGATGTCACCCAGTCCCCTCCTCCGTGACCTCTAATCACTTCCCCacttttcttcctcctagcaGTCCTCCTACTCCTAGTAAATATTGCAATGAAGTATTTTACAGGGAGGAACCAAAACAGGAAGAATTCTTTGTGGCATTAGGGCACTCTGTGCCAAGAGGATGACCTAAGCGCCTCAAATAGTCTGGTACATACAGGAAAAGGATGAACCACACCAGGGCCTTAATCAGTGCTCTGCTGCCCAGTCCCAAAGATTCAGCTCCACTTCCCCCTAGTCTCAGTTTTTAACAATTTCCCACCATTCAAATCCAAGTCCTTGACTTTCTTCAAGAGTATGGCTGACAGGACATTTGTGGAAGATTGTGAATTTATCTATGGATTCCAGAGGGAGAATAAAATTCAAGGTTGAGAGTTAGCATATAGAACaaccctcctttctctccatcttattCCCTTGTTCAATAATTcattctcctcccactctccctccctctctttctccccaccttcTCTCATTCTAGTAGCCCAttctggcccagaactcactgtgtatgtagctcaggctagccttgaactcattattttcttcctgcctctgcttcccaagtgctagggttgcaGGCGTGagccatgcccagcttgtttaataattccccccccccctctctctctctctctctctctttcttttgagacaggggttctctgtgtagccttgattgttctggaactcactctgtagaccaggctgtccttgaactcacagagatctgcctgcctctgtctcccaattactgggattaaaggtatgtgccaccgtTGTTCaggtaataattaaaaaaaagagagagctagCTAGGCtaatggaacacacctttaatcccagcactcaggaggcaaagacaggtagatctctgtgagttcaagtccagcgtggtctacaaagagagtttcaagAAAGctaggactatgtagagagaccttggttcaaaaacagaacaaagcaaaatgtaGTATTTGGTAGATACATTGGTCAAATCACATTGTCATGTACAACAGCCCCCAAATTGGGAAGCAaggtttattattactattttattactattactatttttgagatggtttcactATACTCTGCTGatccagaactcactatgtagactgagCTGGAGCTCACacagatccatttgcctctgcctcctgggattaaagccatgtgtcacagggctggagagatggctcagaggttaagaggattgcctgctcttccaaaggtcctgagctcaattcccagcaaccacatggtggctcacaaccatctgtaatggggtctggtgccctcttctgctgtgcaggcatacacacagacaaaatattgtatacataataaataaacaaataaatttaaaaaaagccatgTGTCACCACAGTCAGCTGCAGCAAGGTGTTTTCTAAAGCGGTTGTCCTTGTAGGACACCTCAGCTGTCCTCACTTTTTTCTTGTCTTGACCAAGAAATTCAGAGTGCCTTGATAGTCTGTCTTTACCagatgtcaggtttttttttttttttttttggcattaaCAAAGGTATTTAGATTGTTAAAACACTGAAGGAGACTAGCCGCAGCCCTTAAGCTTCCAACTCTCCATACAAACTGTCCATTTTGAGGATGCTGCAGCCCTTATTGGTAGGTAAGTTCTTTAATAAATGATTTAGATGAagtgttgtaatttaaaaaaatgacggAACTCATGTGGTggagggtgtttgtttgtttgtggttttttcgagacagggtttctctgtagctttggagcatatcctggaactagctcttgtagaccaggtgggcctcaaacttacagagatccgcctgcctctgcctcctgagtgctgagattaagggcatgcgccaccactgccaggcatgtgtagggtttttttttaaattgggggatagggaaagggaaaaggggggaggggggagattgGCTTCTGAggacaggagtggcagaagagaagagagaggcacagagagagaggagagagagagagagagagagagagagagagagagagagagaggtgggcaaGGCCCACCTTCTAAAAGGGAATTAGCAAATGTGCACAGgcggtgctcttagtggctggaGTTGAGGATGTATCCTGTCAGGACTCTGTgagcaggccagtacagatgcctaaaTACTAACCCTGGATCATCCTAGCAtttagtgcttttttttctttgaaactgcCATTGACACCCCCCACTGGCATAATGTATCTTTATagaatttatgtgtatgtctattcCTGGCATCTTTTGATCTTTGGTCATAAGACGTCACAGCAGCTCTGCGTGTGCTAACTTTTCCCAGAAAGGGAGAGCCTGACATCTCATTCTTTCTGCGCCTTTCTTTGCTCATCGATATAAGtctctgtggagggcagaggtaaCTCCAGCTAACCTGACTGTTGCTGTATACGCCATGTAACTGCCTGAGTGTATAGTAGGAAGAGGCCTTTAATCTGTTTTGTAGCTAACTCCTCTAGCCCACCAAATCCCGTTGACCTATTTAAGTTTACTTTATTttgattatcttgttcctgagtaAGTACAGGGACAGATGTTTCAAGAATGTCTCATAGCCTCGTAAAGAGACTTCTGTCTTCATGTGTGTCACAACCTCCAAGGCCTGAGGAAGACCTTCAAGTAAATAAGGCTATCTCCCTAAAAGCTGAAGGAGCAGTGTGCTCAGGACTTTCCTGGGGTAATTTAGAAGCAGTACTCCTGGGAGAAGTCagaaatgatacataagcaaaTTTTCATCAATACGATATCCCCAAATAGTACAAATATTAGAACTCTTCCAAGTATGAATCAGGCAGAGATCAAAAGTGGCACGGCGGCCGTCATGCGGCTCAGCTTTGATGGATTTTGTCAAGCGGCCGTGCTGGCTTTATGACTTTTGCCATTCCCATCAGATATGGCTGTACTAGCTCTCCCTTTCTTGTTTGTTAACTCAAGAGTGTGTAGATCTTGTGTGGCATGTAGGGCATTTTTCAGTTCTCGGAAGATGACTGGAAggtcaaaaatcaaaataagcatAATTCCCAGGATTGCTCCCAAATTAACGATACAAGACCAAAAGGTCTGTCCTGAGACAAAATAAGTGAGCAATTATAAGAATCTATAGGGTGgtggcagcgcatgcctttaatcccagtgcttgggaggcagaggcaggtggatctctgtgagttcgaggccagcatagtctacagagcgagttccaggacaggctccaaagctacacagagaaactgtgtctcgaaaaacaacaacaacaacaacaaaaaaaaaacaaaaataaaacaacataaaaaaatctatttgtaaTCTTAAAAGCTGAGGTGGACTCCAATTGAGCTGAACTAATGGCTGTAATTTGTTGATGCAAAGACTGCATGTTTATAGCTAGTTCAGAATTGTTTCATGGGCCATGGAGGTGGGGCCTAATCTACGTCCCGATTACCTTAGAAGCAGTGTACAGAAGCTGAATGTCACAAATCCATTTAAATTGTGAATGACAGGAAACAATCTTCtaactttaatttaatttaatctttgaATTTGATTACCTTTAAATAAGACTGCTTCTTCTAAAACATTTACCCTGTCTTCTAGATTTTTATCAATTGTTTCTTTTTGTGCAAAGTGTCAGGGACACATTTTttgagagttaaacaaatgcaacataaaagaatgaaacatatCTTTGTAtcataaaacaaatgttccaggctagagagatggctcagaggttaagactactggctactcttccagaggtcctgagttcatttcccacatggtgactcacaaccatctgtaatgagatctggtgccctcttctggcctacaggcagaacaatctttaaaaaaaatgttttacagccttttgtctgggcggcgtccctgggctgccaggaatccctgatcttgtgcagtggagttccatctggactggtgagtgagtgctaCCCTGGGGCaatctgccctggaagagagcacagaccccctcccccagctcctgctgcaggcttgtctttgtttctcatgtccctgcctctcccaagccttccctagtgttttcaggtgtcctgctcctatactaaggccatccacccaaaggggtcagactctggcctccaggcaggtctgaggattcctgcaagggagtgcaggcttcttcagattgtgccacaaggaatagctcctgctctggcactgaggagatccaaccagattcagtcacagcaaagattggtctaagacaccaagcacctccctcccagctccatttgaaggaagagatgggcaggcgccaatgcaagaactcctccaacaacatgaaaggcaacatgacatcaccagaatccagacatcccgaaacaacacgAATTGAACagcctactccagaagatatagaagaaaccgaccttaaacagtactttatgaaaataatagaggaccttaaacaggaggtaaaaaactgccataaagaaatggagatgacaaacaaaaaggtagacaaaataaataaatctctcaaagatacccaagaaaagcaagaaaaacaagaaaaagcaatcaagcaggtaaggaaaacagtacaagacctgaaaaatgaaatggaggtaatgaagaaaacacaatctgagggaagactggaaatggaaactctgagtaaacgaacagaaacttcagagacaagtatttccaaccgaatacaagagatggaagaaagaatctcggactctgaagatactatagaggaaataaattcacagattaaagaactaaacaaatctaacaaattcttaacacaaaacattcaggaa
Protein-coding sequences here:
- the Cd14 gene encoding monocyte differentiation antigen CD14; the encoded protein is MERQLGLFLLLLTLAHAFAAKPESCELDEDNVRCVCNFTDSQPNWSSAFLCTGATDVEFYGGGRSLEHFLKRVNTEANPSKEITDVLESLPWQRLTLGNARVPAPMLFGVLRLLGFTNLKELTLENLEVTGTALPPLLEASGPNLDTLRLSNVSWATGDAWLAELQQWLKPGLKVLHIAQAHSLNFPCQQVRVFPVLATLDLSNNPELGERGLISALCQSKFPALKVLALRNAGMETPRGVCSALAAASLQLEELDLSHNSLRDTKGAPGCDWPSKLNSLNLSYTELERVPKGLPAKLSVLDLSYNRLDRQPRPDELPKVVHLSLTGNPFLDSESHSAGYNSGVVVAPGRSSLAVGLSATLAVLQGAGLFA